The DNA sequence tgttagttaagggtgtgtgtggggaaagattgaaatattgtatcttacagctgcctgtatatacacgaagtatacacgaacgaacccgagggtagatcgtgttattaatattagtaagcatttcaaggaatttttgtataaatagaagCGCATAGGCTGCGGAACAGTATTAGTTCTTGTGCATCATTCGTGAagtgaaatttaaaagtgaaaaatgactggtcgtggtaaaggtggcaaaggcttgggaaaaggtggcgctaaacgtcatcgtaaagtgttgcgtgataacatccaaggtattaccaagcctgcaatcagacgtttggctcgtcgtggcggtgtaaaacgtatctctggattgatatacgaagaaacccgtggtgtcctcaaggtgtttttggaaaacgttattcgtgatgctgtcacctacaccgaacatgctaagcgtaaaaccgtcaccgctatggatgtcgtctacgctttgaagagacaaggccgcactttgtacggtttcggcggttaaacattttcttgacgctatttggagaatatttaaatactttaatacaaaaacaatcggtccttttcaggaccacaaaatatatttacaaaagagatcatcttgttacaaatttatttaattattttaataataaaattttaaatttacttggtttaaataaaattacaaacatttggtttgccgtcggcaaaacattgttactaacccaatgaaacaattatgtatggacttaCCAAAGGCGACTACTATGCTATTTTTCTGCCGTCGGCACTTGAAAAACATGACATAcgctacaaaagaaaaacactacgaatgtaatacatacgaaacatatatgcaattctctatatgtcatttctcgtcccattccccaaagaaaatgattctatgattctcttactctctttttgcagaaatcaaagaaaatgattctatgttgcactgtactcgatcctagtgtcatttatttgttcttttgcgtgacgttcttactctctttttgcagaaatcagttatgtatgtattgatacaaacagctttctctgtcatcaactatttgcaacttcccgctagaagttacgaacacttacgatcctactagacttcggctttgccaaagcatacaaaagatacatatgtagtaaataatcagagttgatacagatgaaaataaaaacacttcggctcagaaaacgaatgctctcttaatgaaattggtgggaatttgttgtttttcgatattaggaataaatgacattagataggaacaaaatgaaaaaatgaagtgACGAAATTTTTCGATGTCATAACAGATGAaaactaaatatatgtatatatatcttcatataatttttttatagtaaattttattgttactgaaaaaaagtatgtatgaaattatattgtttgaaaatattttttctctttttaaaaatgttttgtcgtcctgaaaaggacggattgttgtttgatagagatacgatggtctgtatttacattttcttgtagataatttaagccttcttttcggtcttcttgggcaagagaacagcttggatgtttggcaatacaccaccttgagcaatggtgacaccggacaacaatttgttcaattcttcgtcattacggatagccaattgcaagtgacgagggataattcttgtctttttgttgtcacgagcagcgttaccagccaattcaagaacttcagcggccaagtattccatcacagcagccaagtaaactggagctccagcaccaacacgctcagcatagttgcctttgcgcaaaagacgatgaatacgaccgacggggaattgaagcccagcacgattggaacgagactttgcctttcccttaactttgccacctttaccgcgtccagacatgtttcaatttttttttctttttcacttcacttcacaaaACACTAATGATAGCGTTTAACTAGTTGTCAGTTCTTTATATACTTTTCGTTCGAGCTATTTAATACATTTGAGGGTTGTTTTGCTGCACGAAGAGGCTACCTGAATATCTTGTCCACGAAATGGTACAAATGTGTGCTCATCGCTGCGCacacacaaaattctcttttgaacagtgtaaacagtgtttgtgtgaaaaaaaaatagtgaaaatgcctccaaaagccagtggtaaagcagcaaagaaggccggcaaagcccaaaagaacatcacaaagggtgacaagaccaagagacgcaccaagcgtaaggagagttatgccatctacatttacaaagtgttgaagcaagtacatcccgatactggtatctcttcaaaggcaatgagcatcatgaacagtttcgttaatgatatcttcgaacgtattgccgccgaagcctctcgtttggctcactacaacaagcgttccaccatcaccagtcgggaaatccaaactgccgttcgtctattattgcccggtgaattggctaagcacgctgtcagtgaaggtaccaaagccgttactaagtacaccagctccaagtaaatggctttatatttcgtcgaaaatttatttcctccaccatcaaaggcccttttcagggccacaaaaatcattaaaaaagagattttctttgttgatcaactaaaaacaaaatatccttattttatttcaataacaaaaaaaaaaataaatacatcttccatcgaataataacaaataattgatttttcaactaagataaattcaatgttgtaatcttcattttattaaaattctattatggcatttcattactatgtctaacttctattaaaattctaatttggcatttcattactgtttcttcaatatttcttctttttatttttcttcattataataacgtcgctataatatttttctcagagtaaaagacttcaatatttcttctttttatttttcttcattataataacgtcgctataatatttttctcagagtaaaagactctattacattgatcgtatgcattactgtaaatggcgtagttaaaggatgtgtgtgtgtgagagagagttttgatgatgactctatgcgtaggtacatgaaacctttttttctagaattctaattgctgcggtttattaccacatcccaattggctaatccagttttggaaaaattcccataaaacatgtgattataaatttcaattttaccgtgaaaaatagattaagtacaatgtatatttatttaaataaaaattaggtaaaaaaacaaaattgtttgcataaaatttgttctctttttcaaagatattttgtagccctgaaaagggctgttagataaactgctttcgaatatcgaaaataatcattctgccatgaaatagaaaatttacttcttggcggcggcttttttagcagctggtttcttggcagcggcggcctttttgggtttggctgctgctactgtttttgccttgggtgcttttggttttgtggcggaggccttggccttggcggcggtttttgctggtttagctttaactgtaccggtctttttggcagttttagccttagccttttcggtcttcttcttttctgctgtcttcttagcggcagaaggtttctttgcagcagccttcttttctccactggcctttttgggtgcggcagccttctttttcttatcaccagctggggccttcttcttttcggcgctcattgctttagacattttgaatgaaccagatgcacccttacctttagtttggatcaattttccactggcaacagcgcccttcaaatacttcttgatgaagggagccaatttttgggcatcaactttgtaggtgctggccaaatatttcttgatggcaggcaatgatgaaccaccacgttctttcaatgttttgatggcagcatcgaccatttgttgggttggtggatgagatggggcagcagagggcttctttgccttggcagcagcttttttaggtgcctttttctcaacagcggcaactggagatgcggtggcttcaactacggcggcgtcagacatgtttcactatatttttcacttcaaacactaatatacactaacacgcgtgtacgttggttatatatattttttaccgttCAACGTAGCTATTCTTGGGTACATCGGAATTATGAGAAGTACATAGTAGTCagctacgaaattttgtgaattcttgtgtggaagagaataaattttttcacaaaagttttgatagaataattaaatttatgatgacatagtaaatatatttaattggaatttatcacatttctctagtagagatatccacctaaatgacaaaaaggacttcaattaataatattgaaggactagagtattataatcttttgagttgaaagtttataaaagtgtcatcataaatttccaactaaattatataaattttagtatttttattgaaaattgtataaaataaaaaaattatagggaatcttgatatgttttctttaaaaaaatacgaaaaaattatacattttgcatagttttcatggtaaaatattcaattatattatgtcgtctatgacagtggaattcatcatattgggatattttccatgaataaaagtttttctgcaaattaatttgaaagctcaaaagtgaaaatgttttaggaaattttcattcaaaaatataatagaaatcacaaatttctactaaaatataacattaataataaaaagtgtcaaattgtaacgaaaagttaaaataatcgtgaaggtgtggtatatcatgtacagcgatgttaacaatgttgaatatagttgaaaccataaaattaaaatatttgcaaaagaaatgaaatgtatatatgaaaaatattaaaacatcgtagaaaaaatacatgtcggattataataccattttaacaaaattttaaatcgaaatactatgaataaaaatttgccatagctgatataccacctctagccaaattttaagaagtaaagtaattggctatttttgatataaaatttcgcaaaaaaaaaactaaaagaattataacaacagatggaataaatttaagtctaacgactttaggaaatatataaacaataaacaccctagaaaattcaaaaaccaTCTCCGATTTAGATTagggttagaaaatatttcataaaatgtttgccgcattgaatgtagcattagatgaaaataagaaacaaatcctcctacttatatcttttcttcttttgaaaaaataaattaatagaaaataaattgtgaatgagtacgaaaaaatgtaaaaccattggaaagcaaaatctacatcatatatcaacattcccttcatatccaacctaatacaaaaaaaaaaacacaaatgcaatatattttattgatatcaaataattaagaataaattcttgtcaactgtaaagtattgaaaaaattttttctctttttataaaaatattgtggtcctgaaaaggaccgattgtttttgtaaaaaaagttggcttttaatatgtcaaaaatttaagcacGTTCTCCACGAATACGTCTGGCCAATTGGATATCCTTAGGCATGATGGTGACACGCTTAGCATGGATAGCGCACAAGTTGGTATCTTCGAATAGACCAACCAAGTAGGCTTCGCTAGCTTCTTGCAAGGCCATGACAGCAGAACTCTGGAAACGCAAGTCAGTTTTGAAATCTTGGGCAATTTCACGAACCAAACGTTGGAAAGGCAATTTGCGGATCAACAATTCTGTGCTCTTTTGGTAACGACGGATTTCACGCAAAGCAACGGTACCAGGGCGGAAACGATGGGGCTTCTTGACACCGCCGGTGGCTGGGGCACTCTTACGAGCAGCTTTAGTAGCCAATTGCTTACGAGGGGCTTTGCCACCGGTAGATTTACGGGCAGTTTGCTTAGTACGAGCCATTTTTCACTTTAATTCTTCACTTCACAAGATATGAACACAAAcactgtcaaaacgttattacttgtgtgccgagcatgaacgcgcatatttatagaaaaattgagcgcgcaaactgttagttaagggtgtgtgtggggaaagattgaaatattgtatcttacagctgcctgtatatacacgaagtatacacgaacgaacccgagggtagatcgtgttattaatattagtaagcatttcaaggaatttttgtataaatagaagCGCATAGGCTGCGGAACAGTATTAGTTCTTGTGCATCATTCGTGAagtgaaatttaaaagtgaaaaatgactggtcgtggtaaaggtggcaaaggcttgggaaaaggtggcgctaaacgtcatcgtaaagtgttgcgtgataacatccaaggtattaccaagcctgcaatcagacgtttggctcgtcgtggcggtgtaaaacgtatctctggattgatatacgaagaaacccgtggtgtcctcaaggtgtttttggaaaacgttattcgtgatgctgtcacctacaccgaacatgctaagcgtaaaaccgtcaccgctatggatgtcgtctacgctttgaagagacaaggccgcactttgtacggtttcggcggttaaacattttcttgacgctatttggagaatatttaaatactttaatacaaaaacaatcggtccttttcaggaccacaaaatatatttacaaaagagatcatcttgttacaaatttatttaattattttaataataaaattttaaatttacttggtttaaataaaattacaaacatttggtttgccgtcggcaaaacattgttactaacccaatgaaacaattatgtatggacttaCCAAAGGCGACTACTATGCTATTTTTCTGCCGTCGGCACTTGAAAAACATGACATAcgctacaaaagaaaaacactacgaatgtaatacatacgaaacatatatgcaattctctatatgtcatttctcgtcccattccccaaagaaaatgattctatgattctcttactctctttttgcagaaatcaaagaaaatgattctatgttgcactgtactcgatcctagtgtcatttatttgttcttttgcgtgacgttcttactctctttttgcagaaatcagttatgtatgtattgatacaaacagctttctctgtcatcaactatttgcaacttcccgctagaagttacgaacacttacgatcctactagacttcggctttgccaaagcatacaaaagatacatatgtagtaaataatcagagttgatacagatgaaaataaaaacacttcggctcagaaaacgaatgctctcttaatgaaattggtgggaatttgttgtttttcgatattaggaataaatgacattagataggaacaaaatgaaaaaatgaagtgACGAAATTTTTCGATGTCATAACAGATGAaaactaaatatatgtatatatatcttcatataatttttttatagtaaattttattgttactgaaaaaaagtatgtatgaaattatattgtttgaaaatattttttctctttttaaaaatgttttgtcgtcctgaaaaggacggattgttgtttgatagagatacgatggtctgtatttacattttcttgtagataatttaagccttcttttcggtcttcttgggcaagagaacagcttggatgtttggcaatacaccaccttgagcaatggtgacaccggacaacaatttgttcaattcttcgtcattacggatagccaattgcaagtgacgagggataattcttgtctttttgttgtcacgagcagcgttaccagccaattcaagaacttcagcggccaagtattccatcacagcagccaagtaaactggagctccagcaccaacacgctcagcatagttgcctttgcgcaaaagacgatgaatacgaccgacggggaattgaagcccagcacgattggaacgagactttgcctttcccttaactttgccacctttaccgcgtccagacatgtttcaatttttttttctttttcacttcacttcacaaaACACTAATGATAGCGTTTAACTAGTTGTCAGTTCTTTATATACTTTTCGTTCGAGCTATTTAATACATTTGAGGGTTGTTTTGCTGCACGAAGAGGCTACCTGAATATCTTGTCCACGAAATGGTACAAATGTGTGCTCATCGCTGCGCacacacaaaattctcttttgaacagtgtaaacagtgtttgtgtgaaaaaaaaatagtgaaaatgcctccaaaagccagtggtaaagcagcaaagaaggccggcaaagcccaaaagaacatcacaaagggtgacaagaccaagagacgcaccaagcgtaaggagagttatgccatctacatttacaaagtgttgaagcaagtacatcccgatactggtatctcttcaaaggcaatgagcatcatgaacagtttcgttaatgatatcttcgaacgtattgccgccgaagcctctcgtttggctcactacaacaagcgttccaccatcaccagtcgggaaatccaaactgccgttcgtctattattgcccggtgaattggctaagcacgctgtcagtgaaggtaccaaagccgttactaagtacaccagctccaagtaaatggctttatatttcgtcgaaaatttatttcctccaccatcaaaggcccttttcagggccacaaaaatcattaaaaaagagattttctttgttgatcaactaaaaacaaaatatccttattttatttcaataacaaaaaaaaaaataaatacatcttccatcgaataataacaaataattgatttttcaactaagataaattcaatgttgtaatcttcattttattaaaattctattatggcatttcattactatgtctaacttctattaaaattctaatttggcatttcattactgtttcttcaatatttcttctttttatttttcttcattataataacgtcgctataatatttttctcagagtaaaagacttcaatatttcttctttttatttttcttcattataataacgtcgctataatatttttctcagagtaaaagactctattacattgatcgtatgcattactgtaaatggcgtagttaaaggatgtgtgtgtgtgagagagagttttgatgatgactctatgcgtaggtacatgaaacctttttttctagaattctaattgctgcggtttattaccacatcccaattggctaatccagttttggaaaaattcccataaaacatgtgattataaatttcaattttaccgtgaaaaatagattaagtacaatgtatatttatttaaataaaaattaggtaaaaaaacaaaattgtttgcataaaatttgttctctttttcaaagatattttgtagccctgaaaagggctgttagataaactgctttcgaatatcgaaaataatcattctgccatgaaatagaaaatttacttcttggcggcggcttttttagcagctggtttcttggcagcggcggcctttttgggtttggctgctgctactgtttttgccttgggtgcttttggttttgtggcggaggccttggccttggcggcggtttttgctggtttagctttaactgtaccggtctttttggcagttttagccttagccttttcggtcttcttcttttctgctgtcttcttagcggcagaaggtttctttgcagcagccttcttttctccactggcctttttgggtgcggcagccttctttttcttatcaccagctggggccttcttcttttcggcgctcattgctttagacattttgaatgaaccagatgcacccttacctttagtttggatcaattttccactggcaacagcgcccttcaaatacttcttgatgaagggagccaatttttgggcatcaactttgtaggtgctggccaaatatttcttgatggcaggcaatgatgaaccaccacgttctttcaatgttttgatggcagcatcgaccatttgttgggttggtggatgagatggggcagcagagggcttctttgccttggcagcagcttttttaggtgcctttttctcaacagcggcaactggagatgcggtggcttcaactacggcggcgtcagacatgtttcactatatttttcacttcaaacactaatatacactaacacgcgtgtacgttggttatatatattttttaccgttCAACAGATTTCAGATTTCAAAATTTAGGTTTTattggtcaaaaatttctaaactatTACAGTTGAAACCTTACAACTACAATTTTCaactacatacatacatatatagattCTTATATTTAGCGTATATATaatacttttctaaatttatctaaatattacaaaatacgGCTTAAACTATTTATTTAAGCTAGTctctatttcaaattttttctcaattaaacaaaatttccctgAAAAATGACTAATAAAAACAGGGGtcataacatttttctattatttacttaaaaactatcacttaaaactaaaaatcaaaaaatatatacaattgtCCTTAGAGTTACTATTGTGCCAAACTGTAAACAGTGTCGTCCACGTCTAGCGTACCATATCGTCGATGATAAAACACAAGCCTCTCATCCCTAAAGAGAAGTCCCTGTCTATCTAACTGTAACAGACATATCGGCGGTCGATATGTTAAATGAGGAAGATTGGCTGGActgatgtcctctaccaagcAACCCCTCACTAGCGGATTATCTACAAAAGATGCCCTATCTAGGAAATTTAATGCATTTCTAGTCAGAAATACATCAATCCTATCAATCTCTGCAGAGTCGTAGATGGATTGGTTGGAAGGTCTCCGCCATACACCATCCTCTCCTCTAACAGGCACTAAACCTACACAAGAAGCTAAAATTCTTCTCTCCCATATCCTGAGTAATTCCATTTGGTGTGAAGAAATTCCATACCAAATTGGAAAAGCATTAGCGATGATTGGCCTAATGATTTGTCGATAAATCAATAGTTTCACCTCCTTACTCAGGCCATTTGAGCGTCGAAAGACGCTCAAATAGCAGAAGAACATCCTCTTAACCTTGTCAAGAAGATAGCTAATATGCGACACAAAATCAAATCTGCCTTGGAGAATCACGCCTAAGTATTTAATGCTTTCACAAGTGCGAATGGTACGATCACCAATTGCAATGGCTGGCTCGTATCTTCTAGAGCGAGGATACAAGTTTCGCCTATTGCCTTTGAAAATCACACCTTCACACTTGTCCACATTAAGCCTTAGTCGCCATATATCGAAATATGTGGATAGTTCACCCAAGTATTGATTCAATCTGTCATTGACAACCGCTGCATCTGCTCCTGATGCTGCGACGAATATGTCGTCAGCATATATCAGGAGTAAATCTCCAGATGGTGGTTGCGGTATGTCactaataaaaatgttgtagagGACTGGACCCAGTAAAGAGCCCTGGGGTACACCAGTCCTTACAACCCTATCGCTAGAGTAGTCATCGCCTACTCTAACCCTAAATGTCCTGTCCCTAAGAAAGTCCGCGACGATCCTACATAAACTAGTATCAAAGCCTAATACTCTCATTTTGTATATGAGAGCATCATGCCAGACACTATCAAATGCCCTAGAGAAATCGAGACTAACGGCGATAGTCACGCGACGTCTATTGAGCGATCTAACCACATGATCACCGAGCACAGTCAGCGCATGTGTTGTGGAGAGGCCTTGTCTAAAGCCAAATTGGCTATCAGACAAGATCGACCTATCATCTAGCGTCTCCCTAATACCGTCGAGTATGAAATACTCGAAAAGTTTACCGAGCGATGACAGTAAACTAATCGGTCTATAACTCTTACTGCTCGTTGGATCTTTTCCTGCCTTTAGGATGGGGACGGTGATCGCCCTTTTCCATAAGGCCGGAAAATAACCAATGTTCAAGCAGTGGTTATATAGAATCGCGAGAAAAGTCCATGTGTGGTGGTCAGTTTTCCTTAACACCACGTCAGGAATTTTATCCTCGCCGCTAGATTTGAGATTTTTTCTTGATCTCAAAGCTGTCCTAATCCTTTCACACGAAACGAACCTATTTCTATTCGCACTAACGTCCCTTATTTCACCATCAGCCGTAAGAAACGGCGAAAAGTGAACTAAGGGATTTCTATCAACCAAGGGAAAAGTATTTTCCCTAACGGTTGTGTCAATCGGCATTCCCCGATCGGCCACATCAGCTAAATCGCCTTGTACCACGTCGGCCAAGAGATCAGCTTTACGGCAATCCTGCGAAATCGTCAATCCATCATCTGTTTTCAAATCAGGAATTGACGTTTTTCGATTTAAACCGATAGCAGATTTAACTCTGCTATATACCCTATCATTAACGCGGATACTACGAAGAAAGCGAATATTTCGCTCTTCTTCATAGTCCCTAATAGCCGAACTAATCACCGAATCTAGTTCGCGAATTTCCGCTTTGAGTATATCATACCTCAAAGGATTAGTCGTTCTATGAAGAGTTCTTCTCAGCCTCTTCTTTCGAGCGATTACCTCGAGGACATGAGGTGGCAGCTGTCTTGGGCCTCTATTCCCAGGACGAATCTTGGGAATAGATGCATCCATTGCTTCACGAAATGCCTCGCCCATAGTATCAATGCAAGCATCAATTTCTGAGCAAGTCGCATTTCGATCCACTGGCAGCTgacaaccctctaatgccctatTTAACGACCGATTAAAACGTCGCCTATCCATACGccgaaaattataaattaattcgcgTTCCCTATCAACCGTTTCGCCACTAGAGATAATAATCTCTAGGGCTCTATGGTCAGACTCATAGTCTAACGTCCTAATTTGACCATTGGCATTGGGAACAATTATTCCAGCAGATGCCATACAAATATCGATAAAAGAGCTGGTGCTCCTACCGATTCTTGTTGGTCCTTCTGTTGGAATTATCCCTAAATCAGGACAACCCAACAGAAAATCCCTAATTAACCGGCCTCTAGCGCATGTCGTGCTTCCTCCCCAGTCAACATTCCTGGCATTGAGGTCAGCCGCGACGACCACATCATTGGCTGATGCCAATGATGCGATTGTGTCCAAATCTGAtgcaacgaaatttgcatttggCGCACAATATA is a window from the Haematobia irritans isolate KBUSLIRL unplaced genomic scaffold, ASM5000362v1 scaffold_6, whole genome shotgun sequence genome containing:
- the LOC142242595 gene encoding histone H2A, producing the protein MSGRGKGGKVKGKAKSRSNRAGLQFPVGRIHRLLRKGNYAERVGAGAPVYLAAVMEYLAAEVLELAGNAARDNKKTRIIPRHLQLAIRNDEELNKLLSGVTIAQGGVLPNIQAVLLPKKTEKKA
- the LOC142242649 gene encoding histone H3, with translation MARTKQTARKSTGGKAPRKQLATKAARKSAPATGGVKKPHRFRPGTVALREIRRYQKSTELLIRKLPFQRLVREIAQDFKTDLRFQSSAVMALQEASEAYLVGLFEDTNLCAIHAKRVTIMPKDIQLARRIRGERA